The Polynucleobacter sp. JS-Mosq-20-D10 region GGTAACGCCTATGTTGCCGCTGCTAAGCGCAGAGTATTTGGCACTGTTGGCATCGACATGATTGCTGGCCCATCAGAGATTTTGATTCTTTGTGATGGCGCTAGTAAGCCCGATTGGATTGCGATGGATTTGTTCTCGCAAGCAGAGCACGATGAATTAGCGCAATCTATTTTGCTTTGCCCGGATGAGAAATTTATTGAGCAAGTGCAGGCAAGTATTAATAAGCTATTGCCAGAAATGCCCAGAAAGAAAGTGATTGAAACATCGCTTACTAATCGTGCTTTATTAATTCAGGTAAAAGATATGAGCGAGGCCTGTGAGATTGCCAATGCCATTGCCGCTGAGCATTTGGAGATTTGTGCTGCTGAGCCGCGCAAGTGGGCTGACTTAATTCGTCATGCTGGCGCCATCTTTATGGGCAACTACACCAGCGAATCTTTGGGAGATTATTGCGCAGGCCCAAATCACGTTTTGCCAACAGCTCGCACTGCGCGTTTCTCATCTCCATTGGGGGTGTATGACTTCATTAAGCGCTCGAGCATGATTGAAGTGAGTGAAGCAGGCGCTCAAACCTTAGGTGCTGTTGCTAGCACCCTCGCACACGGCGAAGGCCTGACGGCTCATGCACGTGCTGCTGAGATGCGCCTGAAGAAATCAATTTAAGCGCTAGCCAAAATTTCTTTCAGGGCACCAATCAACTCATTCGTTTGATCATCGTTACCGATAGTGATGCGCATAAATTCTTCAATCCTTGGCGACTTAAAGTGACGCACAATAATTCCACGATCGCGTAAAGATTGATATAGCTTTGCTCCAGCATGTTTCGGATGACGCGTAAAAATAAAGTTGGCTGTTGATGGCAAAGTATCAAAACCTAGTGCGCTTAATTCAGCGACCAAGCGTTCGCGAGTTTGAATCACTTTTTTACTCGTCGATTCCAGATGCGCTTGATCTTGTATTGCAGCAATTGCTCCCGCTTGAGCCAAGCGGCCTAGCGGGTAAGAGTTAAAACTATTTTTTACACGCTCAAGACCTTCAATGAGGGCTGGGTGCCCAACGGCAAATCCAACTCGGAGTCCTGCTAGGGCGCGTGACTTGGATAACGTGTGAACGACTAAAAGATTTTCTGGGCAAGCGCTTCCGCGAAGTAGTGGAATGCAAGATTCGGTTCCGTAATCCACATAGGCCTCGTCAATCACTACTACCGATTCTGCATTTCTGCCGAGTAGGGCTTCGATATCTGAGCGAGGAATAGCGCGACCGGTAGGGGCATTGGGATTGGGGAAAATAATCCCGCCATTCGGAGTTTTGAAATCCTGAGCTTGGATCTCAAAATTTGAGCCCAAAGGAACTGCCTGATAGTCAATCCCAAATAACTTGCAATAGACTGGGTAGAAGCTATAAGTGATATCTGGAAACTGGATTGGCTTGACTTGTTTGAGTAGGCCTAAAAATACGTGGGCCAGGACCTCGTCTGAGCCGTTACCTAAAAACACTTGTTTTGGGTCAAGGCCGTGCAAATCAGCAATGGCTTTTTTAAGGGCCGCTCCTTCGGGGTCTGGATAGAGTCTTAAATCATCGGTATTTTGCCGATTTATAGCGGCTAGGGCCTTGGGGGATGGGCCATAAGGACTCTCATTCGTATTGAGCTTTACCAGCCGCTCCATTTGCGGTTGCTCCCCAGGGGTATAAGGGGTCAGGGTCTGAACAACGGGGCTCCAAAAGCGGCTCATGAGGGACTCTAGTTAAAAATCAGCAAAAATCAATAAACGCTAGCAATCAAAAAATCGGCATTTATATCTGTATTAGGAATGATATTATGAGGCTTCAATCAACACTTCGCCTCGCGGCGCACTGAAGCATGCGGCAAGCCGACGTTACCCGAAACACTTCGGAAACCAAAATTCAAATTGCTATCAATTTAGATGGCACAGGTAAGGCTGAGCTAGCCTCTGGCGTACCTTTCTTGGACCATATGTTGGATCAAATTGCCCGTCACGGCATGATTGACCTCAAAGTAGTCGCCACAGGCGATACCCATATTGATGACCACCATACCGTTGAGGATGTAGGAATTACTCTGGGGCAAGCATTTGCTAAGGCAGTTGGCGATAAGGCGGGTATTACCCGCTACGGCCACTCCTACGTTCCTTTGGATGAAACCCTTTCTCGGGTGGTCATCGACTTTTCTGGTCGTCCAGGGTTGGAGTTCAACGTGCCGTTTACCCGTGCACGCGTAGGTGACTTTGATGTGGATCTGAGCATCGAGTTCTTCCGTGGTTTTGTAAACCATGCTGGAGTAACTTTACACATCGATAACTTGCGTGGCATTAATGCTCACCACCAGATTGAAACTGTGTTCAAGGCCTTTGGCCGAGCACTGCGTATGGCATTAGAGCTCGATCCACGTGCTTCTGGTGTTGTTCCTTCTACTAAGGGCAGTCTCTAGCCTAGAAAATTTCTAGCGTTGAGTTGAAGACTGTCAAAAAACCACAGAACATAGGCTAACTTGGCGCAAACCATTGCGATCGTTGACTACGGAATGGGTAACCTACGTTCTGTATATCAGGCCTTTCATCATGTGGCACCAGACGCCAATGTTCTGATTGCGCACACCCCCGAAGAAATCCTCACCGCAGATCGCGTAGTGCTTCCAGGGCAGGGGGGTATGCCAGATTGCATGAAGCATCTTCAAGAGTCAGGCTTATTAGAGGCGCTATTAGATGCTGCTAAAAATAAGCCATTGCTAGGTGTTTGCGTGGGTGAGCAGATGCTGTTTGATCAAAGTGCTGAAGTACGGGCAAATCCCAGCTCAGCCTGGACTCCTTGCTTGGGATTGATTCCGGGTGAGGTGCGACGTTTTGAATTGGCTGGCAAATTGCAGCCAGATGGTTCCGCTTATAAGGTTCCCCATATGGGCTGGAATCAGGTTCGCCAGGATCGCCAGCATCCGCTGTGGAATGGTATTCCCGATTTGACTAGTTTTTATTTTGTGCATAGTTACTTTGTTGTGCCGCAACTTAAAGAAGATATTGCCGGCTCAACAGAATATGGCGATTGGTTTACTTCTGCTGTTGCAAGGGATAATATTTTTGCAACGCAATTTCATCCAGAAAAAAGTGCAGAATACGGATTAAAGCTCTACAAAAATTTTATTTCTTGGCAACCTTAATACTTCTCTAATCTACCGCTATGCTGCTCATTCCCGCGATTGACTTAAAAGATGGTCACTGTGTTCGACTCGAACAAGGAGACATGGATAAAGCTACTGTGTTTTCTGAAGATCCAGGCGCAATGGCTGCGCATTGGATTGGCAAGGGAGCGCGTCGTTTACATCTGGTTGATTTGAATGGTGCGTTTGCCGGAAAACTCAAAAATGAATCTGCCATTAAATCGATTTTGAAAGCAGTAGGTGATGAGATTCCAGTTCAGTTGGGCGGCGGCATTCGTGATCTCGAAACTATTGAGCGTTTATTGGATGACGGTATTAGTACGGTGATTATTGGTACTGCGGCGGTCAAAAGTCCTGGCTTTGTGCAAGATGCTTGCACTGCTTTCCCTGGCCACATCATGGTTGGCTTAGATGCGCGTGATGGCAAAGTGGCAACTGATGGTTGGAGCAAGATTACGGGTCATGAAGTGATTGACCTTGCTAAGAAATTTGAAGATTACGGAGTTGAAGCCATTATCTACACCGACATTGGTCGCGATGGCATGATGAAGGGTATCAACATGGATGCCACGATTAAATTAGCACAAGCTATTCGGATTCCAGTGATTGCCAGCGGTGGCCTATCTAACAACCAAGATATTGAAGTCTTGTGTGAAGCTGAAGCTGAAGGCGTTATGGGTGTCATTGCTGGGCGCTCAATTTACGCTGGTGATTTGGACTTAACTACGGCACAAAAATATGCTGATACGTTAACGCTCAAGTTCGCTAAGAAAATTATTTAGAGTGCTGATCAGTGTTAACTAAAAGAATTATTCCCTGCCTTGATGTCACGGCAGGGCGCGTTGTTAAAGGTGTGAACTTTATTGGTCTGCGTGATGCGGGTGATCCGGTAGAGATTGCTAAGCGCTACAACACTCAAGGCGCTGATGAGCTTACCTTCTTAGACATTACTGCTACCTCTGATGGCCGCGATCTCATATTGCATATCATTGAAGATGTCGCATCCCAAGTATTTATTCCTTTGACCGTTGGTGGTGGTGTGCGTGCAGTAGCAGATGTACGACGCTTGCTCAATGCCGGTGCTGATAAGGTCAGCATGAACTCATCGGCAGTCGCAAATCCAGATTTAGTTTCTGATGCTGCTGCATATTATGGTTCGCAGTGCATCGTGGTTGCTATTGATGCTAAAAAAACTGAAGCAGGCAATTGGGAGGTCTTTACCCATGGCGGTAGAACCGCTACCGGCATGGATGTAGTTACCTGGGCTTCTGAAGTCGCTCAGCGTGGCGCTGGGGAAATTCTTCTCACCAGTATGAATCGTGATGGCAGTAAAGATGGTTTTGATTTGGAGTTAACTGCAGCGGTGAGTGATGTGGTGAGTGTTCCGGTGATCGCCTCTGGTGGCGTGGGTAATTTGCAGCACTTAGTCGATGGTATTAGCAAAGGCCATGCTGATGCAGTTCTTGCAGCAAGTATTTTTCACTACGGTGAATATACTGTTGGCCAAGCAAAAGAATATATGGCTAGCCAAGGTATCCCTGTTCGTATTTGAGTCCAGATAGATCCACTAAGAAAATAATTCAAAGATGACCATAAAAAATACCTTCACTCCAATTGAGTCTTTAGAGGCTGGAGCGTGGCTAGATGCTGTTACTTGGAATGAGCAAGGTCTCGTTCCGGTAATCGCCCAGGAAGTTGGCAGTAAAGATATCTTGATGATGGCTTGGATGAATCGCGATGCTTTATTGGCTACCTTACGTTTGGGCGAGGCTGTGTATTGGACTCGTTCAAGACAAAAGCTGTGGCGCAAGGGTGAAGAATCGGGTCACACCCAAAAAGTAAAAGAAATTCGCCTCGACTGTGATGGCGACACGATTTTGCTCATGGTCGATCAAAAAGACGGCATTGCTTGCCATACTGGTGAGCACAGCTGTTTCTTTCTGCAATGGGATTCTGGTAAATCTGCCTGGGTGGACGAGTCTAAGGTTCATAAATAAGCCCCTTCTGAGCCTTCCTGACAATAAAAGACATAAAATCGCCTTATGACTAGTTCAGCACAAAACCCTTCTAATTTAGATTCTGCGTTGACTCATTTGGCCAATGTGGTGGATCAGCGTCGAGACGCATTTAAGGCTGGGCAGGCTGACCCCAAGACTTCCTATACCGCTTTGCTCTTTTCTAAGGGTGACGATGGGATCCTGAAAAAGATTGGCGAGGAAGCTACAGAGGCAGTCATGGCGGCTAAAGATGCCCGCAACTCTAATCTAGCCCCTGAGCAGCAAAAGCTCTTGGTTGGCGAGATGGCCGACCTTTGGTTTCATTGCTTAATTGCACTTTCCCAGTTTGGCTTGCGCCCAGAGGAGGTTTTGGCTGAGCTCAATCGTCGCCTAGGTACCTCGGGTATCGAAGAAAAGGCGGCTAGAAAAGCTGCCAGCAAGGAGTAATTGATGTCCCAAGACCCAAATTGCCTGTTTTGTAAGATTTCTCAGGGATTAGTCCCATCTCAGAAAGTCTATGAGGATGAAGAAATCTATGCTTTTAAAGACATCAACCCAGCTGCGCCAATCCATTTTTTGATGATTCCTAAAAAACATATCCCTATGCTGGAGTCTGCAGAAGTGGCAGATGCGCCATTGCTAGGTAGAATGATGGAATTAGCATCGCGTCTCGCCAAGGAGCAGGGTTGCCGTCCCGGAAGAGATGGTGGCTTTAGATTGGTTGTGAACAATGGTGCAGATGGTGGGCAAGAGGTTTATCACTTGCACTTGCATGTGATGGGCGGTCCGCGCCCCTGGAAAAAATAGTCCGAGGAGATTGAAAATGGGTTCATTTAGCATTTGGCATTGGTTGATTGTTTTAGTAATCGTGATGCTGGTATTCGGTACCAAAAAATTGCGCAACATCGGCACTGACTTAGGTGGTGCTGTAAAAGGTTTCAAAGACGGCATGAAAACGCCTGAAGGTGCTGAGGAGCCAAAAGAACAAATTCAGAGCGCTGCTGCATCAACAGAAAAAACGGTTGATGTTCACGCCAAAGATGTCAACAAGTAATTGTTGATAGAAATCATGCGCAGCTGTAATGATTGATCTCGGAGTTTCAAAGCTTGCACTCATTGCAGTAGTTGCATTGGTAGTGGTCGGCCCAGAGCGCCTTCCTAAGATCGCACGCATGGCCGGCAACTTATTTGGAAGGGCGCAGCGCTATATGGCTGACGTCAAATCTGAGGTTAGTCGGCAGATGGATGTCGAGGAATTCAAGAAACTCCGTGAAGAAAGTGTCTCCGCCTTTAAAGATGTGGAAAGCTCACTTCAGTCAACGGTTCAAGAGGCTGGTGCCAATCTGAGTGATCAGGCAGATATCTTTGAAAATAATTTCACCAGAGCCCCGTTGGATGCAAAAGAAGTGCTTCGCGAGTCAATCCGTCAGGGGCGCAAGAGCTGGGGTGTCAGGCGCGCAGCCAGACCGGTTTGGTTTAAGCATTCCACTGGGATGCGTACTCGCGTGCAATCTGGTGCGGCTCGCATGAAGCGCTTTCACCATAGCGCTAACAAGTAAAAAACTAGAAGAATAAAAATACCTAAGCATGACTGACAATAATTCAACAGAAGATTCCGGCTTACAAGAATCCTTCCTGTCTCATTTATTTGAGTTGCGTGATCGCATCATTAAATCAGCCCTAGCAATCATTGCAGTGTTCGTTTGCCTTGTTTACTGGGCGCCAGATATTTTTCATTTATTTTCACAGCCACTCCTGAATTCATTGCCCTCTGGTGGCAAGATGATCGTGACTGATGTCACGGGATCATTTTTTGTGCCTATGAAGGTCACCATGCTGGTCGCCTTCTTGATTGCTTTGCCTGTAGTGATGTATCAGCTTTGGGCATTCATTGCACCTGGCTTGTATCAACATGAGCGCAAGCTAATCGTGCCATTAATTGTGAGTAGCTATAGCCTCTTTATATTTGGAATGGCCTTTGCCTACTTTTTGGTATTCCCCACCGTATTTGATTTCATGGCAAGTTACAACGCACCGCTTGGTGCGGAAATGTCTACCGATATAGACAAATATCTTAGTTTTGCTATGAATACCTTTTTGGCTTTCGGAGTTACCTTTGAGGTTCCTGTGGTTGTCGTGGTTCTTGTCAGAATGGGTATGGTACCGCTGGCTAAGTTGAGAGAGATTCGTCCTTATGTGATCGTTGGCGCTTTTGTTATTTCAGCAATCGTTACGCCGCCAGATGTGTTGTCTCAATTGCTTTTGGCTGTGCCAATGAGTCTTCTTTATGAGCTCGGACTCCTAATAGCGCGGTTTTATGTGCCTAAGCCGTCAGATGACGATGCTGGCACAACAACAAACCCAGATACTCAAGCCACCGCTTGATCTTGCGAGAAGGTGGCGGTAAGCCACTCTATTACCCGATCAAATCGATAGCGCCTTTGCCGAAGGTTACCCTCGAGGCCTGATTCATTTCCCGCAAATACTTTTCCAGCTGCAAGTAGAGAGCGTCGCTGCTGGGTGGTATCTATTTGAATTAATCTTGGCAAAATCTTGGGTAACTCATGGCGAAGATCCACTACGACACAATGTTCGTGCTGCAATTGACCTATCTCACAAAGCAATAGCTCGGTCTTACTGAAGTTAAATTGATTGGCAATGATGAGTCGATGGCACAGCAAAATCCATTCCTCATCCAGTTTATGTTCTGCATGATGATTAAGTGCTTCCCCTGCAAAAGTTGCTAACTCATACCAATTATTACCTTTGGGATTGGGAACATTTTCTAAAATTTTTCTGAGCAATTCTTTCGCTTCAGGCACACCTTGTTGATGTGCTTGCCAAATCCAATAAGAGGCTTGCAGGCCGCGAACCTTCTCCTCCACTTTCTCGCGCTTGCGCCATAAATTTGCGCCTCTTCTAAATTGTGCTTGTGCATGCCCCAAATCAGCTGCACGATCAAAACAGCGGTCACTTTCACTGGCGTTATATCCAGAAAATTGCGGACGACGATAAATCTCACCAAGTGCAAACCAGGCATCTCGATCACCATCTTTTGCTGCAAGCTCTAACCAGTAAGCAGCTCTCTTAAGTGATGCATTTGATTTTCCACCCTTATCCAAAGTGGGTAGTTCGACAAACTGAGCCAACTTCAACCCAAGAGTTAATTTAGCAACAGTGAGGCCGAGTTCGGCAGCCCTCAGAAGTGCATCTTCATTTTTATCAGCAACCCAAGAATTCCAAATGGAGGAAAGCATTTCATCTTTGGGTTGCAGCTTGATAAGAAGTTCTTTGGCAGAGTGAGTAAATGGTGATTCTGTCTCGGCTAGATCTAATAGAAAATCTTTGGCGATCTTTCTAAGAGATGAAAGTTCGCGCCCATCATTTTGTTTGGTAAGCCATGTACCCAGTTGCGATTGGAGATCTTTCTTATCGGGATGTAGTAATAGATCGGCTAGTTGCCACTGCGCAGCACTGCTGTCGGGTGTTCGTGCTTTTGCTATCTCCCAAAATGATTGCCAGCCAAAGAAAAATGCAGGCGAATTAACGGTTGCGGCCAGAGGAACTTCTGTAATTTGTCCTAGCATCCCCAGAATTTGTAAGGATGGCGCGCCGGTATCGGCAACCTCCTCGTTGCTTGAGCTTGCTTTTCCAAGTACTTGATTTTTAAGAGATAAATATGATTTTTCTAGCCAAATCAAGGCATTCGAAGGCTGTATTGGGGTTTTGAAGGCACCGCTAAGATAGGCGGATGCTAAATTTTGTTGTGCGGAAACATCACCAAGACGGGCTGATTGCAGGATTTTTAAGAATTCACGGCTTGCCATATGACAATTCTGCCATCTAAGACCCCAAAACACCTCAAAAGTATGCCCTTGTTGCCGTGATACAACAAAGAAAGCCAAAAAACTACCTTTTGACAAGCAAAAAGAGCTTCTAAATACCCTTACCACCAGACTAGTGGGGCAAAACCAGCAAAATTCGTGAGTCCCAGATTTTATTTGGGCATTACTTTTAATTTATGGAGATTCAAAGAATGAAAAAATCGCTATTCGCAATCGCTGCAGTAACAGCATTTGCTGGTGCAGCTCAAGCTCAGTCAAGCGTGACTGTTTATGGTATTTTGGACGTTGGCTATGCAGGTGGTAACTCACGTGTTTCACCAGGCGGCTCAACTGCAGTTGCTAGAGCAACTGGTAATGCATTTACAAACGGTGCTGAGTCTACAAACCGTTTAGGTTTCAAAGGTTCCGAAGATTTGGGCGGCGGTATGTCTGCATTCTTCACTATCGAGCAAGCAATCACTCCAAACGGTGACTCTTCATTTGCTAACAGCGGCAACATGAACCGTCAAACTTTTGCCGGCTTGAAAAAGAATGGTTTAGGTGCTGTAGCTTTCGGTACACAGTACACACCACTCCATAACGCTGTTGCAGCAACTGATGCAGGCAATGCAAATAACATCATGGGTGACGTAATCTACGTTGCTTCTACTGCACCTACAACTGTTACTGCTGCTGGCGCTTCAACCAACGCCAACAATTTGGATACAAACTCTGGTTACACAGTTCGTGTTCGTAACGCAATGATGCTCGATAGCGATTCATTTGCTGGTTTCAAAGCACACGCAATGTTGGTAGCTAACAACAACAATACAAACCAAACTTCTGCTACTGCAACTAACGTTACTGGTGGTATCAACAACCAAAACGGTTGGGGCTTAGGCTTGGATTACACATGGAATAAATTGTTTGTTACAGCTAACTACCAAGCTTTGACATCTAAGAATCCATGGAACACTACTGCTGTTGCTTCTTTGAACACAACTACAGGCGCAACTGCAACTGCTGCTGGTACTACTGGCGCAGCTACAATCTGGGGCGTTGGTGGTTCAAACATCACTGGTACAAACGTTCAAGATAACCAAACTTATGTTGCTGGTACTTATGACTTCGGTATCTTGAAGGCATATGCTCAGTGGGTAAACCGTAAGGCTACT contains the following coding sequences:
- the hisF gene encoding imidazole glycerol phosphate synthase subunit HisF, whose translation is MLTKRIIPCLDVTAGRVVKGVNFIGLRDAGDPVEIAKRYNTQGADELTFLDITATSDGRDLILHIIEDVASQVFIPLTVGGGVRAVADVRRLLNAGADKVSMNSSAVANPDLVSDAAAYYGSQCIVVAIDAKKTEAGNWEVFTHGGRTATGMDVVTWASEVAQRGAGEILLTSMNRDGSKDGFDLELTAAVSDVVSVPVIASGGVGNLQHLVDGISKGHADAVLAASIFHYGEYTVGQAKEYMASQGIPVRI
- a CDS encoding porin is translated as MKKSLFAIAAVTAFAGAAQAQSSVTVYGILDVGYAGGNSRVSPGGSTAVARATGNAFTNGAESTNRLGFKGSEDLGGGMSAFFTIEQAITPNGDSSFANSGNMNRQTFAGLKKNGLGAVAFGTQYTPLHNAVAATDAGNANNIMGDVIYVASTAPTTVTAAGASTNANNLDTNSGYTVRVRNAMMLDSDSFAGFKAHAMLVANNNNTNQTSATATNVTGGINNQNGWGLGLDYTWNKLFVTANYQALTSKNPWNTTAVASLNTTTGATATAAGTTGAATIWGVGGSNITGTNVQDNQTYVAGTYDFGILKAYAQWVNRKATSQITATQYVSRSAQQVGVRSFITPTIEAWASAGNGKYTAFGASNPSASFTGYQVGSNYWLSKRTNLYAIYGQSQTSNVAISTTGFTSTNANNYALGLRHTF
- the tatA gene encoding Sec-independent protein translocase subunit TatA, producing MGSFSIWHWLIVLVIVMLVFGTKKLRNIGTDLGGAVKGFKDGMKTPEGAEEPKEQIQSAAASTEKTVDVHAKDVNK
- the hisA gene encoding 1-(5-phosphoribosyl)-5-[(5-phosphoribosylamino)methylideneamino]imidazole-4-carboxamide isomerase, translating into MLLIPAIDLKDGHCVRLEQGDMDKATVFSEDPGAMAAHWIGKGARRLHLVDLNGAFAGKLKNESAIKSILKAVGDEIPVQLGGGIRDLETIERLLDDGISTVIIGTAAVKSPGFVQDACTAFPGHIMVGLDARDGKVATDGWSKITGHEVIDLAKKFEDYGVEAIIYTDIGRDGMMKGINMDATIKLAQAIRIPVIASGGLSNNQDIEVLCEAEAEGVMGVIAGRSIYAGDLDLTTAQKYADTLTLKFAKKII
- the tatB gene encoding Sec-independent protein translocase protein TatB, with the translated sequence MIDLGVSKLALIAVVALVVVGPERLPKIARMAGNLFGRAQRYMADVKSEVSRQMDVEEFKKLREESVSAFKDVESSLQSTVQEAGANLSDQADIFENNFTRAPLDAKEVLRESIRQGRKSWGVRRAARPVWFKHSTGMRTRVQSGAARMKRFHHSANK
- the hisD gene encoding histidinol dehydrogenase; the protein is MSVEVMVKRLNSKDAGFKETLLSSLSLPMADDEAIDAAVVKILAQVKSQGDAAVLSFTKQFDRLNVSSVAELEISKEELEKAYQGLSVEQKNALDIAAQRVRTYHEKQKIEAGCHSWEYEEADGTRLGQKVTALDRVGIYVPGGKAAYPSSVLMNAIPAKVAGVKEVIMVVPTPDGARNSLVLAAAYLSGVDRVFTVGGAQAVGALAYGTQTIPPVDKIVGPGNAYVAAAKRRVFGTVGIDMIAGPSEILILCDGASKPDWIAMDLFSQAEHDELAQSILLCPDEKFIEQVQASINKLLPEMPRKKVIETSLTNRALLIQVKDMSEACEIANAIAAEHLEICAAEPRKWADLIRHAGAIFMGNYTSESLGDYCAGPNHVLPTARTARFSSPLGVYDFIKRSSMIEVSEAGAQTLGAVASTLAHGEGLTAHARAAEMRLKKSI
- the hisH gene encoding imidazole glycerol phosphate synthase subunit HisH, with translation MAQTIAIVDYGMGNLRSVYQAFHHVAPDANVLIAHTPEEILTADRVVLPGQGGMPDCMKHLQESGLLEALLDAAKNKPLLGVCVGEQMLFDQSAEVRANPSSAWTPCLGLIPGEVRRFELAGKLQPDGSAYKVPHMGWNQVRQDRQHPLWNGIPDLTSFYFVHSYFVVPQLKEDIAGSTEYGDWFTSAVARDNIFATQFHPEKSAEYGLKLYKNFISWQP
- a CDS encoding histidine triad nucleotide-binding protein; translated protein: MSQDPNCLFCKISQGLVPSQKVYEDEEIYAFKDINPAAPIHFLMIPKKHIPMLESAEVADAPLLGRMMELASRLAKEQGCRPGRDGGFRLVVNNGADGGQEVYHLHLHVMGGPRPWKK
- the tatC gene encoding twin-arginine translocase subunit TatC encodes the protein MTDNNSTEDSGLQESFLSHLFELRDRIIKSALAIIAVFVCLVYWAPDIFHLFSQPLLNSLPSGGKMIVTDVTGSFFVPMKVTMLVAFLIALPVVMYQLWAFIAPGLYQHERKLIVPLIVSSYSLFIFGMAFAYFLVFPTVFDFMASYNAPLGAEMSTDIDKYLSFAMNTFLAFGVTFEVPVVVVVLVRMGMVPLAKLREIRPYVIVGAFVISAIVTPPDVLSQLLLAVPMSLLYELGLLIARFYVPKPSDDDAGTTTNPDTQATA
- a CDS encoding tetratricopeptide repeat protein; the encoded protein is MASREFLKILQSARLGDVSAQQNLASAYLSGAFKTPIQPSNALIWLEKSYLSLKNQVLGKASSSNEEVADTGAPSLQILGMLGQITEVPLAATVNSPAFFFGWQSFWEIAKARTPDSSAAQWQLADLLLHPDKKDLQSQLGTWLTKQNDGRELSSLRKIAKDFLLDLAETESPFTHSAKELLIKLQPKDEMLSSIWNSWVADKNEDALLRAAELGLTVAKLTLGLKLAQFVELPTLDKGGKSNASLKRAAYWLELAAKDGDRDAWFALGEIYRRPQFSGYNASESDRCFDRAADLGHAQAQFRRGANLWRKREKVEEKVRGLQASYWIWQAHQQGVPEAKELLRKILENVPNPKGNNWYELATFAGEALNHHAEHKLDEEWILLCHRLIIANQFNFSKTELLLCEIGQLQHEHCVVVDLRHELPKILPRLIQIDTTQQRRSLLAAGKVFAGNESGLEGNLRQRRYRFDRVIEWLTATFSQDQAVA
- a CDS encoding phosphoribosyl-ATP diphosphatase, whose amino-acid sequence is MTSSAQNPSNLDSALTHLANVVDQRRDAFKAGQADPKTSYTALLFSKGDDGILKKIGEEATEAVMAAKDARNSNLAPEQQKLLVGEMADLWFHCLIALSQFGLRPEEVLAELNRRLGTSGIEEKAARKAASKE
- the hisC gene encoding histidinol-phosphate transaminase, producing the protein MSRFWSPVVQTLTPYTPGEQPQMERLVKLNTNESPYGPSPKALAAINRQNTDDLRLYPDPEGAALKKAIADLHGLDPKQVFLGNGSDEVLAHVFLGLLKQVKPIQFPDITYSFYPVYCKLFGIDYQAVPLGSNFEIQAQDFKTPNGGIIFPNPNAPTGRAIPRSDIEALLGRNAESVVVIDEAYVDYGTESCIPLLRGSACPENLLVVHTLSKSRALAGLRVGFAVGHPALIEGLERVKNSFNSYPLGRLAQAGAIAAIQDQAHLESTSKKVIQTRERLVAELSALGFDTLPSTANFIFTRHPKHAGAKLYQSLRDRGIIVRHFKSPRIEEFMRITIGNDDQTNELIGALKEILASA
- the hisB gene encoding imidazoleglycerol-phosphate dehydratase HisB, which translates into the protein MRQADVTRNTSETKIQIAINLDGTGKAELASGVPFLDHMLDQIARHGMIDLKVVATGDTHIDDHHTVEDVGITLGQAFAKAVGDKAGITRYGHSYVPLDETLSRVVIDFSGRPGLEFNVPFTRARVGDFDVDLSIEFFRGFVNHAGVTLHIDNLRGINAHHQIETVFKAFGRALRMALELDPRASGVVPSTKGSL
- the hisI gene encoding phosphoribosyl-AMP cyclohydrolase gives rise to the protein MTIKNTFTPIESLEAGAWLDAVTWNEQGLVPVIAQEVGSKDILMMAWMNRDALLATLRLGEAVYWTRSRQKLWRKGEESGHTQKVKEIRLDCDGDTILLMVDQKDGIACHTGEHSCFFLQWDSGKSAWVDESKVHK